In Sphingobacterium sp. R2, the genomic stretch TAAAGAAACAGGTGCCAAGGTGCAACTTCCTGAGTCGGTATTTGGGTTAGAGCCTAACGATCATGCGATCTATTTGGATGTGAAACAATACTTAGCGAACCAACGCCAAGGAACTCACAAATCTAAACAACGTAACGAAATCGCGGGTTCTACTCGTAAATTACACAAACAAAAAGGTACAGGTGGTGCTCGTGCGGGTTCTATCAAATCTCCATTGTTTAATGGTGGTGGTCGTGTATTCGGTCCTCAACCTCGTGACTACTCGTTCAAATTGAACAAAAAATTGAAACAAGTGGCACGTAAATCAGCGTTATCTTACAAAGCAAAAGATAATAACATTGTGGTATTGGACGAAGTGAAATTCGATGCTATCAAAACTAAAAACTATGTTGCTTTAATCGATGCGTTGAATGTAGCTGATGAGAAAACATTGTTGGTATTGCCAGCTTACGATGAAATTGTTTATAAATCAAGCAGAAACTTGAAAAAAGCAAAAGTTATTGTTGCATCTGATTTAAATACATATGATGTATTGAACGCAACAAAATTATTGTTGACTACAGATTCTGTTAAATCTTTGGAGGAAGCATTAGCTAAGTAATATGGAGATTATTAAAAAACCTATCTTGACTGAGAAAGCTTCTTTGTTAACGGAAAAATTAAACCGTTACGCTTTCAAAGTAGATCACAGAGCAAACAAAATCCAGATCAAAGCAGCTGTTGAGGCTATGTTTGGTGTTACAGTTCTTGCTGTAAATACTGCAGTAGTAGCTGGTAAAGCAAAAAGCCGTTACACAAAAGCAGGTTTCGTATCTGGTAGAGCTCCTAAGTATAAAAAGGCTGTCATTACAATTAAAGACGGCGAAACTATTGACTTTTACAGTACTATATAATAAAAAATGGCAGTTAAAAGATTCAAACCGGTAACCCCTGGTACTCGTTTCAGAGTAGGCGCAGACTACTCTGATGTTACTACAAACGTTCCTGAAAAATCGTTAGTAGTTAAAATCAACAAGAAATCAGGCGGTCGTAATAACTCCGGTAAAATGACTATGCGTTATCTCGGTGGGGGACATAAAAAAGTATACCGATTAATTGATTTCAAACGCGATAAAAAAGATATCCCTGCAAAAGTAGCTACTATTGAGTACGATCCAAATCGTACTGCTCGTATTGCATTGTTGCATTATGCAGATGGTGAAAAACGTTACATCATTGCTCCAGCTGGTTTAGTAGTTGGTCAAACTGTAATTGCAGGTGATAAAGTTGCCCCAGAAGTTGGTAATACATTACCATTAGCAAACATTCCATTGGGTTCTATCATCCACAACATTGAATTAAATCCTGGTCAAGGTGGTTCAATTGCTCGTTCGGCTGGTACTTATGCTCAATTGTCTGCTCGTGATGGTAAATATGCCATCATCAAATTACCTTCGAGCGAAACACGTATGATCTTGTTGACTTGTGTTGCTACGATTGGTTCAGTATCGAACCATGAAAGATCTAACCAAGTGTTAGGTAAAGCAGGTCGCAAACGTTGGTTAGGTCG encodes the following:
- the rplW gene encoding 50S ribosomal protein L23, which codes for MEIIKKPILTEKASLLTEKLNRYAFKVDHRANKIQIKAAVEAMFGVTVLAVNTAVVAGKAKSRYTKAGFVSGRAPKYKKAVITIKDGETIDFYSTI
- the rplB gene encoding 50S ribosomal protein L2 — protein: MAVKRFKPVTPGTRFRVGADYSDVTTNVPEKSLVVKINKKSGGRNNSGKMTMRYLGGGHKKVYRLIDFKRDKKDIPAKVATIEYDPNRTARIALLHYADGEKRYIIAPAGLVVGQTVIAGDKVAPEVGNTLPLANIPLGSIIHNIELNPGQGGSIARSAGTYAQLSARDGKYAIIKLPSSETRMILLTCVATIGSVSNHERSNQVLGKAGRKRWLGRRPRVRGVAMNPVDHPMGGGEGRTSGGHPRSRTGVLAKGFKTRYKKKTSNRYIIERRKK
- the rplD gene encoding 50S ribosomal protein L4, translated to MEVKVLNLSGKETGAKVQLPESVFGLEPNDHAIYLDVKQYLANQRQGTHKSKQRNEIAGSTRKLHKQKGTGGARAGSIKSPLFNGGGRVFGPQPRDYSFKLNKKLKQVARKSALSYKAKDNNIVVLDEVKFDAIKTKNYVALIDALNVADEKTLLVLPAYDEIVYKSSRNLKKAKVIVASDLNTYDVLNATKLLLTTDSVKSLEEALAK